The following proteins are encoded in a genomic region of Deinococcus cellulosilyticus NBRC 106333 = KACC 11606:
- a CDS encoding ABC transporter permease, with translation MSRISALARKEFLQIRRDPILIRLIVLLPVILLILFGFALNTSLKNMKIGVVDHSRDRASQIFLSYFEKDNRFKLVPAATVDEALEQVRNGKSHGVLEVQEGALSALRGDRPLKFTLRIDGSDPQATAQIRAQASAAIQDFTKRALAGQALTRQISAPVEPTFETLYNPDNRTAVFMVPGIVGLILAMITTLLTSIGVVREREVGTLESLIATPITPAEVILGKITPYFVLGLFDAALTLIIGHWVFGIPLVGSVWLIALAAFLFVLVSQGIGILISSVAKTQIQAMFGTFAIMFPSIFLSGMLFPVEGMNTFFRTLSGIVPLKYFLEIMRGVMLRGAGLDSLWTQFVSLAVFAVLVILVASTRFRKTL, from the coding sequence ATGAGCCGCATCAGCGCACTTGCCCGCAAGGAATTCCTGCAGATCCGCCGCGACCCGATCCTGATTCGCCTGATTGTGCTGCTTCCAGTCATCTTGCTGATCCTCTTTGGTTTTGCCCTCAACACCTCCCTGAAAAACATGAAAATCGGGGTGGTGGACCACTCCAGAGACCGGGCCAGCCAGATCTTCCTGTCCTATTTTGAGAAAGACAACCGGTTCAAACTGGTTCCTGCCGCAACTGTGGATGAGGCCCTGGAACAGGTGCGCAACGGGAAAAGCCACGGAGTGCTGGAAGTGCAGGAAGGGGCCCTGAGTGCCCTCAGGGGAGACAGACCCCTCAAATTCACCCTGCGAATTGACGGCTCGGACCCGCAGGCCACCGCACAGATCCGTGCCCAGGCCAGTGCCGCCATCCAGGATTTCACCAAAAGGGCCCTGGCCGGGCAGGCCCTCACCCGGCAGATTTCCGCTCCGGTGGAACCCACCTTCGAGACCCTCTACAACCCGGACAACCGCACTGCTGTCTTCATGGTTCCCGGCATTGTCGGCCTGATCCTCGCCATGATCACCACGCTGCTCACCTCCATCGGGGTGGTGCGTGAACGGGAAGTGGGCACCCTCGAATCCCTGATCGCCACCCCCATCACCCCGGCAGAAGTGATCCTTGGAAAAATCACCCCCTACTTTGTGCTGGGCCTCTTTGACGCTGCCCTGACGCTCATCATCGGGCACTGGGTGTTCGGGATTCCGCTGGTTGGCAGTGTGTGGCTCATTGCCCTGGCCGCCTTTCTGTTCGTGCTGGTCTCACAGGGCATCGGCATCCTGATCTCCAGTGTCGCGAAAACCCAGATTCAGGCGATGTTTGGGACTTTCGCGATCATGTTCCCCTCGATTTTCCTCTCAGGGATGCTCTTTCCGGTGGAAGGCATGAACACCTTCTTCCGAACTTTGAGCGGCATCGTCCCCCTGAAGTACTTCCTGGAAATCATGCGTGGGGTGATGCTGCGTGGAGCCGGACTGGACAGCCTGTGGACGCAATTTGTCAGCCTGGCGGTCTTTGCGGTGCTGGTGATTCTGGTGGCCTCCACCCGCTTTCGCAAGACCCTGTGA
- a CDS encoding ABC transporter ATP-binding protein: MPVIETQNLTRAFKNHTVVNNLNLTVQDSQVFGYLGPNGAGKTTTIRMLCGVLPPSSGGATIAGVSLKNSEQIKARIGYANQAASVYTDLTVEENLSFKAGMYLKHAQVKNAVERTMELLKLEPYRKRLAGSLSGGWKQRLSIGTAIIHSPKIVFLDEPTAGLDPIARRELWDAIYDLTREGTTVFVTTHYMDEAERCHEVALIHSGNILAQGSPEQLKQNLRGHYYELEPRDLMAALQQSKTLGVDDAWITGSSLRVSSSRPIPEQDLQHLGARSRTVPPTLEDVFVTLARGVK, from the coding sequence ATGCCAGTCATCGAAACCCAAAACCTCACCCGGGCCTTCAAGAACCACACCGTGGTCAACAATCTCAACCTCACGGTGCAAGACAGCCAGGTCTTCGGCTACCTCGGGCCCAACGGGGCAGGGAAGACCACCACCATCCGCATGCTCTGCGGGGTGCTCCCCCCGAGCAGTGGAGGGGCCACCATCGCCGGGGTCAGCCTGAAAAACAGCGAGCAGATCAAGGCCAGAATCGGCTACGCCAATCAGGCGGCCAGCGTCTACACCGACCTCACCGTGGAAGAAAACCTCAGCTTCAAAGCCGGGATGTACCTCAAGCACGCCCAGGTCAAAAATGCTGTGGAGCGCACCATGGAGCTCCTGAAGCTCGAACCGTACCGCAAACGTCTGGCGGGTTCCCTGTCAGGTGGCTGGAAACAACGGCTCTCGATTGGCACCGCCATCATCCACAGCCCGAAAATTGTGTTTCTGGATGAGCCCACCGCAGGTCTTGACCCCATCGCCAGACGGGAACTGTGGGATGCCATTTACGACCTGACCCGCGAAGGGACAACGGTTTTTGTGACCACCCACTACATGGATGAGGCTGAACGCTGCCATGAGGTCGCCCTGATCCACTCAGGGAACATCCTCGCGCAGGGCAGCCCGGAACAGCTGAAACAGAACCTCAGGGGGCACTATTACGAACTTGAACCCCGCGATCTGATGGCCGCCCTGCAGCAAAGCAAAACCCTCGGGGTGGATGATGCATGGATCACCGGGTCCAGCCTTCGAGTCAGCAGCAGTCGTCCCATCCCTGAACAGGACCTCCAGCACCTCGGAGCCCGTTCCCGCACCGTTCCCCCCACCCTCGAAGATGTTTTCGTGACCCTGGCCAGAGGTGTGAAATGA
- a CDS encoding M3 family oligoendopeptidase, translated as MSITLSPLLTATTIDWPSVKQRVEALLEQDLNQDNLTNFLLQWSALENEFWEYHNTLSLQSDLNTQDQDIQDRYSNHLQTTRPEWDRYSALLRKKLLAAPREWVPEDARRAVMRFEAEDRIFTEENLPLLSELAQCNQQYSQITGQMMIDYRGDSITVPVVEQLLLSPDRTVREDAWKAWQKARLEVAPKLDELFLKQLKLRRQVAKNAGFENYRDYMWLSYHRFDYTPEDCLRFHQTIQEEVVPFTLELLEQHRKGLGVEELKPWDFYWRSQMDPESRPPLNPFTDVDELEKKTEQVFFKLNPQLGEMFRTLRESRAMDLGSRPNKMSHAYCTTLPIKQVPFVLQNVVGTDGDVTTTLHEFGHAFHAMYSMQSQRFPWNVFSSTEFVEVPSMGMECIALDHLSPFYSEEEIQRVKVAQIWRQVHSLPWMCFMDAFQHWLYAEAPQDVTIEVLDAKSRELVDRFQPQPSWEGFEAEKGKVWHYYHMFNYPFYYIEYALSGLGAIQLWHNFQQNPQQTLDQYVSAMKLGNTRSVPELYEACGLNFRFDSQTVHGLMQFLRSQL; from the coding sequence ATGTCCATCACTTTAAGCCCCTTACTGACGGCCACCACCATCGACTGGCCCAGCGTCAAACAGCGTGTCGAGGCCCTGCTGGAGCAGGACCTCAACCAGGACAACCTCACAAACTTCCTGCTCCAGTGGTCTGCCCTGGAAAACGAATTCTGGGAGTACCACAACACCCTCAGCCTGCAGTCCGACCTGAACACCCAGGACCAGGACATCCAGGACCGTTACAGCAACCACCTGCAGACCACCCGCCCCGAGTGGGACCGTTACTCTGCCCTGCTGCGAAAGAAACTGCTGGCTGCGCCCCGCGAGTGGGTCCCGGAAGATGCCCGCCGTGCCGTGATGCGCTTTGAGGCCGAAGACCGCATCTTTACCGAGGAGAACCTGCCTCTGCTCTCCGAACTGGCCCAGTGCAACCAGCAGTACAGCCAGATCACCGGTCAGATGATGATCGATTACCGGGGAGACAGCATCACGGTTCCAGTGGTGGAGCAACTCCTGCTTTCACCGGACCGCACGGTGCGGGAAGACGCCTGGAAAGCCTGGCAGAAAGCCCGCCTGGAGGTCGCCCCGAAACTGGACGAGCTGTTTTTAAAGCAGCTGAAACTGCGCCGTCAGGTTGCAAAAAACGCTGGTTTTGAAAATTATCGGGATTACATGTGGCTCTCTTACCACCGCTTTGACTACACCCCCGAAGACTGCCTGCGCTTCCACCAGACCATTCAGGAGGAAGTGGTGCCTTTCACCTTAGAACTCCTGGAGCAGCACAGGAAGGGCCTCGGGGTGGAAGAGCTCAAACCGTGGGATTTCTACTGGAGAAGCCAGATGGACCCCGAAAGCCGCCCACCGCTGAACCCCTTCACCGACGTGGATGAGCTGGAAAAGAAAACCGAACAGGTGTTCTTCAAACTGAACCCGCAACTCGGAGAGATGTTCCGCACCCTGCGGGAAAGCCGCGCAATGGACCTGGGCTCCAGACCCAACAAGATGAGTCACGCCTACTGCACCACCCTGCCCATCAAGCAGGTCCCGTTCGTGCTGCAAAATGTGGTCGGAACCGATGGGGACGTGACCACCACCCTGCACGAGTTTGGGCATGCCTTCCACGCCATGTACAGCATGCAATCCCAGCGTTTTCCCTGGAATGTCTTCTCCTCCACCGAATTTGTGGAAGTGCCCTCGATGGGCATGGAATGCATCGCGCTGGACCACCTCTCCCCTTTCTACTCAGAAGAGGAAATCCAGCGGGTGAAAGTCGCCCAGATCTGGCGTCAGGTGCACAGCCTGCCCTGGATGTGCTTCATGGACGCCTTCCAGCACTGGCTGTACGCAGAGGCCCCTCAAGACGTCACCATCGAGGTGCTGGATGCCAAATCCCGCGAACTGGTGGACCGTTTCCAGCCCCAGCCCAGCTGGGAAGGTTTTGAAGCCGAGAAGGGCAAGGTGTGGCACTACTACCACATGTTCAATTACCCCTTCTACTACATCGAGTACGCCCTCAGTGGTCTGGGTGCCATTCAGCTGTGGCACAACTTCCAGCAGAACCCACAGCAGACCCTGGATCAGTACGTCTCGGCCATGAAACTCGGCAACACCCGCTCTGTGCCTGAGCTTTACGAGGCCTGCGGTCTGAATTTCCGCTTTGATTCCCAGACGGTGCACGGGCTCATGCAGTTTCTGCGCAGCCAGCTGTAA
- a CDS encoding potassium transporter TrkG, which produces MKKKHAHFTPAQTIALSFLLGIAVGTFLLSLPISAAPSHHISVVHALFTATSALCVTGLAVVDTGTSFSAFGQGVILLLIQVGGLGILTFGTAIALVAGRKITVEEHLRLAAQLNILQTGEAKQALKKIFMYVLVVEAAGTLLLYGHFYGNVRRLQAVS; this is translated from the coding sequence ATGAAAAAGAAACATGCTCATTTCACGCCAGCACAAACCATTGCCCTGTCATTTCTGCTGGGCATTGCAGTCGGCACCTTCTTGCTGTCCCTTCCCATCAGTGCAGCCCCCAGCCACCACATCTCGGTGGTGCATGCCCTGTTCACGGCCACCAGTGCCCTGTGCGTCACCGGGCTCGCGGTGGTGGACACGGGAACCTCATTCAGTGCTTTTGGTCAGGGCGTGATTTTGCTGCTGATTCAGGTGGGAGGCCTCGGCATCCTCACCTTTGGGACGGCCATTGCGCTGGTGGCCGGGCGCAAGATCACCGTGGAGGAACACCTGCGCCTTGCAGCGCAACTGAACATCCTGCAAACGGGAGAGGCGAAACAGGCCCTCAAGAAAATCTTCATGTATGTGCTGGTGGTGGAGGCTGCAGGGACGCTCTTGCTGTATGGGCATTTCTATGGGAACGTCAGGCGCTTGCAAGCGGTCAGCTGA
- a CDS encoding potassium transporter TrkG, whose protein sequence is MQLTFEAFSAICTVGLSMNATGIISEPGHLILAAMMYLGRIGPLTFALALSTQATQGAVRYPADKNIMIG, encoded by the coding sequence ATGCAATTGACTTTTGAGGCGTTCAGTGCCATCTGCACGGTGGGCCTCTCGATGAATGCCACAGGAATCATTTCTGAGCCCGGCCATTTGATCCTGGCAGCGATGATGTACCTGGGGCGCATTGGACCCCTGACCTTCGCCCTCGCCCTGAGCACGCAGGCCACCCAGGGTGCCGTGAGGTACCCTGCCGACAAAAACATCATGATTGGGTGA
- the tal gene encoding transaldolase: MSSKLEQLKQHSVVVADTGEINAIKEFQPQDCTTNPSLVLKAAQRPEYAHLVSESIEWARKRGGESVTVDAIDKLAVRIGTELTRLVPGYVSTEVDASLSFNADAMLEKARKLIGLYEEEGVSRDRILIKIATTWEGVQAARILEQEGIRCNLTLVFALEQAIACAQAGVTLISPFVGRITDWYKKAQNVSSFEISEDPGVNSVKTIYRHFKDQGYQTIVMGASFRSAAQVEALAGCDRLTVSPQLLKELSEDQGELKRSLDPAAREGVQKDPVMTEEAFRWGLNQNPMATEKLAEGIRQFHADYEKLKALIEEQLSVVSAD; encoded by the coding sequence ATGTCATCGAAACTTGAACAACTCAAACAGCACTCTGTGGTGGTTGCCGACACCGGAGAAATCAACGCCATCAAGGAATTTCAGCCCCAGGACTGCACCACCAATCCCTCACTGGTGCTCAAGGCTGCACAGCGCCCCGAGTACGCCCATCTGGTCAGCGAATCCATTGAATGGGCCAGAAAACGTGGAGGAGAAAGTGTCACGGTGGATGCCATTGATAAACTGGCCGTGCGCATCGGGACCGAACTGACCCGGCTGGTGCCCGGTTATGTCTCCACCGAGGTGGACGCTTCCCTCTCCTTCAATGCAGACGCCATGCTGGAAAAAGCCCGCAAGCTGATTGGCCTCTACGAAGAAGAAGGGGTGTCCAGAGACCGCATCCTGATCAAGATCGCCACCACCTGGGAAGGGGTGCAGGCTGCCCGCATTCTGGAGCAGGAAGGCATCCGCTGCAACCTGACCCTGGTCTTTGCACTGGAACAGGCCATTGCCTGTGCCCAGGCAGGCGTGACCCTGATTTCTCCTTTCGTGGGCCGCATCACCGATTGGTACAAGAAAGCCCAGAACGTCTCCAGTTTCGAGATCAGCGAAGATCCTGGCGTCAACAGCGTGAAAACCATCTACCGCCACTTCAAGGACCAGGGGTACCAGACCATCGTGATGGGGGCCTCGTTCAGAAGTGCCGCCCAGGTGGAGGCACTCGCTGGCTGTGACCGCCTGACCGTGAGCCCACAACTCCTGAAAGAACTCAGCGAAGACCAGGGGGAACTGAAACGCAGTCTGGACCCTGCCGCTCGGGAAGGGGTGCAGAAAGACCCAGTCATGACCGAGGAGGCGTTCCGCTGGGGCCTCAACCAGAACCCCATGGCCACCGAAAAGCTTGCTGAAGGCATCCGGCAGTTCCACGCCGACTACGAAAAACTCAAAGCCCTGATTGAAGAGCAGCTTTCCGTGGTCAGCGCCGACTGA
- a CDS encoding PulJ/GspJ family protein: protein MTRSQGFTLIETLITMLILGFIITMLISVQSTTMKFSTRQQGMSTQLTSLAEATGYISDMVRQAQEVKTSMTVNGQSCSISSTTNPCFGVLVPASQTGVTTNMYQINTYLMLVYRLESRSTLDAAFKTTDSWADSNTSVIREYRSVVCKDATGFTACNGTAPAAPNAISNAAVYLVADGVSLTTPSGAAYAPFSYTTSGSIKQFTLQVQMAYQSNNTTYHVPASGPQSVMVRLRN, encoded by the coding sequence ATGACACGCAGCCAGGGCTTCACCCTCATTGAGACCCTGATCACCATGCTGATCCTGGGCTTCATCATCACCATGCTGATTTCGGTGCAATCCACCACCATGAAATTCAGCACCCGGCAGCAGGGAATGTCCACCCAGCTCACCTCCCTGGCAGAAGCCACGGGTTACATCAGCGACATGGTTCGCCAGGCCCAGGAAGTGAAGACCAGCATGACGGTCAATGGTCAGTCGTGTTCCATCAGCAGCACCACCAATCCCTGCTTCGGGGTGCTGGTGCCCGCCTCCCAGACCGGAGTGACCACCAACATGTACCAGATCAACACTTACCTGATGCTGGTGTACAGGCTGGAGTCACGCAGCACCCTGGATGCGGCTTTCAAGACCACAGACAGCTGGGCAGACAGCAACACCAGCGTGATTCGGGAGTACCGTTCTGTGGTCTGCAAAGACGCAACCGGTTTTACTGCCTGCAATGGCACAGCTCCAGCTGCTCCAAATGCAATCAGCAACGCTGCCGTTTACCTGGTGGCAGACGGGGTGTCCCTGACCACGCCATCTGGAGCGGCCTACGCACCTTTCAGCTACACCACCTCCGGTTCGATCAAGCAGTTTACCCTACAGGTGCAGATGGCCTACCAGAGCAACAACACGACCTATCATGTGCCTGCAAGTGGTCCACAGTCGGTGATGGTTCGTCTGCGCAATTGA
- a CDS encoding prepilin-type N-terminal cleavage/methylation domain-containing protein, protein MKKTLQKGLTLIEVLVSLVILLLLATMTLNVIPLSKINRQALSQQTLTLGVKQYMESVSSNWQTRTTFDAGTLPDTASLASGFTCTAAVSDPDNIASGVAVRKRVTLTCKATGWADSVFITEFGRP, encoded by the coding sequence ATGAAAAAGACCCTTCAGAAAGGTTTGACCCTGATCGAGGTGCTGGTCAGCCTGGTGATTTTGTTGCTGCTGGCCACCATGACCCTGAACGTGATTCCCCTCAGCAAGATCAACCGTCAGGCCCTTTCCCAGCAGACCCTGACCCTGGGTGTGAAACAGTACATGGAGTCCGTGTCCAGCAACTGGCAGACCCGCACCACCTTTGACGCCGGAACGCTGCCTGACACCGCTTCACTGGCCTCAGGTTTCACCTGCACTGCTGCTGTGAGTGATCCAGACAACATTGCAAGTGGTGTGGCTGTGCGCAAAAGGGTGACCCTCACCTGCAAGGCCACAGGTTGGGCCGATTCTGTGTTCATCACCGAATTTGGGAGGCCCTGA
- a CDS encoding pilus assembly FimT family protein: MRSHQSRTAGFTLLEMLAVLAVLSVLLALGASSYSTYRNQMQVKEAAEQFARDLQAQHFNAKRTNTTQSVVVVAQATTYTAGGSNRTLPSGVRFSTGGTVNFYPPYGTTIAQNGTADPTTQSFTLSNNNHSRTVTVVGLIGKVIVK; this comes from the coding sequence ATGAGAAGTCACCAGAGCAGAACTGCAGGTTTCACCCTGCTGGAAATGCTGGCTGTGCTGGCCGTGCTCTCTGTGCTGCTGGCCCTCGGAGCGAGTTCTTACAGCACCTACCGCAACCAGATGCAGGTGAAAGAAGCTGCAGAGCAATTCGCCCGTGACCTGCAGGCCCAGCACTTCAATGCCAAGCGCACCAACACCACCCAGAGTGTGGTCGTTGTGGCACAGGCCACCACGTACACCGCAGGAGGCAGCAACCGCACCCTGCCCTCCGGGGTGCGCTTCAGCACCGGAGGAACCGTCAACTTCTATCCTCCCTACGGAACCACCATCGCCCAGAATGGAACGGCGGACCCGACAACCCAGAGTTTCACCCTGTCGAACAACAACCACAGCCGAACCGTCACGGTGGTCGGACTGATCGGGAAGGTGATTGTGAAATGA
- a CDS encoding FAD-dependent monooxygenase: MTRLLIAGAGIAGLTLGHALMKHAPEVEFTILERAPEMRAAGAGIILAPNVTPLLEDLGMGKQLQASGQELPFNQLTDARGRVLQRLPGPAGQLLAFHRAELMHILQEGLTPHLQFGKGVHSHQQTSGQVKVLLDSGEHMEVDALVGADGLRSNVRAHCGGAKPIYSGYTSWRAVLEQAPGLPGASEMWGHGRRLGLVPLTGNRMYVYMTLNAPPSSTHHPVLPDLFREFRGAEHGILDRLSSAFPLIHTDIYELPRPDWGKGRVMLIGDAAHALTPNLGQGAGMGIEDAVLLARLLGQHRNFSLAFGLFRAQRQKRVSQVQLASRLIGRVGQLQHSLWVRVRDLLMSTGPKESVPGWLWNPAFPLQDHQT; this comes from the coding sequence ATGACCCGCCTGCTGATTGCTGGTGCAGGCATTGCAGGGCTGACCCTCGGACATGCCCTCATGAAACATGCCCCTGAAGTGGAGTTCACCATTCTGGAACGGGCACCTGAAATGCGTGCAGCAGGAGCAGGAATCATCCTTGCCCCCAATGTCACCCCGCTGCTTGAGGACCTCGGAATGGGCAAACAGTTGCAAGCCTCTGGCCAGGAATTGCCCTTCAACCAGCTGACCGATGCCAGGGGGAGGGTCCTCCAGCGGCTTCCCGGGCCAGCAGGACAGCTGCTGGCATTTCACAGGGCAGAACTGATGCACATCCTGCAAGAAGGCCTCACCCCTCACCTGCAGTTTGGAAAAGGGGTTCACAGCCACCAGCAGACCTCTGGCCAGGTCAAGGTGCTGCTGGATTCAGGAGAACACATGGAGGTGGATGCCCTGGTGGGAGCAGATGGCCTGCGCTCAAATGTCAGAGCGCACTGCGGAGGTGCGAAACCCATCTACAGCGGCTACACCAGCTGGCGTGCTGTCCTGGAACAGGCACCTGGGTTGCCCGGGGCCAGTGAGATGTGGGGGCATGGTCGCAGACTTGGACTCGTCCCGCTCACAGGAAACCGCATGTACGTGTACATGACCCTGAATGCCCCTCCCTCCAGCACACATCATCCTGTCCTGCCTGACCTGTTCAGGGAATTCAGGGGGGCAGAGCATGGGATTCTGGACCGTCTGTCCTCTGCGTTTCCCCTCATTCACACGGACATTTACGAGCTTCCCCGACCCGACTGGGGCAAAGGCCGGGTGATGCTGATCGGTGATGCCGCCCACGCCCTCACGCCCAATCTGGGACAGGGTGCAGGGATGGGCATTGAGGATGCTGTGTTGCTGGCCAGGCTTCTGGGACAACACAGAAATTTCTCTCTGGCTTTCGGTCTTTTCAGGGCGCAACGCCAGAAACGGGTGTCTCAGGTGCAGTTGGCTTCACGCCTGATCGGGCGGGTTGGACAGCTGCAGCATTCTTTGTGGGTTCGGGTGCGGGATCTCCTGATGTCTACTGGTCCAAAGGAATCTGTGCCAGGCTGGTTGTGGAATCCAGCATTTCCACTGCAAGACCACCAGACCTGA
- a CDS encoding TetR/AcrR family transcriptional regulator yields the protein MTRMQQKKHDKHERISRVAWELFQKHGYEKVTTRQVAEAADIATGTLFLYASTKGDLLVMAMESALREVTRPASPLPEDPRNALRALFSGPLHLYQQHRDLARHFLVEVLRGQASEATQKNIDLFTLTLSQVLGQGVERGQLRPGLDVRQAARNFFGIYMMVLLEWLPSQESVEQGLERLDQAFELHWTGLVKA from the coding sequence ATGACCCGCATGCAACAGAAGAAACACGACAAACATGAACGCATTTCCCGGGTGGCCTGGGAGCTGTTCCAGAAACATGGATATGAGAAAGTCACCACCAGACAGGTGGCAGAAGCCGCCGACATCGCCACAGGAACGCTTTTCCTCTATGCCTCCACCAAAGGAGACCTGCTGGTCATGGCCATGGAAAGCGCACTGAGGGAGGTCACCCGCCCTGCAAGCCCTCTGCCAGAAGACCCCCGGAACGCCCTCAGAGCCCTGTTTTCTGGCCCCCTGCATCTTTATCAACAGCACCGGGATCTGGCAAGGCATTTTCTGGTGGAAGTGCTGCGAGGCCAGGCCAGCGAGGCCACCCAGAAAAACATAGACCTGTTCACACTGACCCTCTCCCAGGTGCTCGGGCAGGGTGTGGAACGGGGTCAACTCAGACCAGGACTGGACGTGCGGCAGGCTGCGCGCAACTTCTTTGGCATTTACATGATGGTGCTGCTGGAGTGGCTGCCTTCACAAGAAAGTGTAGAGCAGGGACTGGAGCGGCTGGATCAGGCTTTTGAATTGCATTGGACTGGACTGGTGAAAGCATGA
- a CDS encoding transposase, which translates to MSVVINEHAHFIGLDNFGSEAISLKPPLDAASKVMRVERSYWGHKKAWDALLNSLKCAYSNGPVGAVNRLNGIKRQMYGRTKFGSLCLKDLYKT; encoded by the coding sequence ATGAGCGTAGTCATAAATGAGCATGCTCATTTTATTGGTCTAGACAATTTTGGTTCAGAGGCCATTTCGTTGAAACCTCCGCTTGATGCTGCAAGCAAGGTGATGCGCGTTGAAAGGTCATATTGGGGGCATAAAAAGGCCTGGGATGCTCTGCTGAACAGCCTCAAATGCGCTTACAGCAACGGACCTGTGGGGGCAGTCAACCGTTTGAATGGCATCAAACGCCAGATGTATGGTCGCACCAAATTTGGTTCGCTATGTTTAAAGGATTTATATAAGACTTAA